The DNA sequence GTGCAGCACTGGGCGGCATCGCGGCCGGTTCCAACATCGGCAGCGGCAACGGCGCCCTGGCCGCCGGCATCGTCGGCGCCCTGGCCGGTGGCGTGCTGGGCAACCAGGCCGAAGCGCACCTGAACAACCGTCCGGGCCTGGAAATCACCGTGCGCCTGGACAATGGCGAATTGCGCGCCATCACCCAGGATGCGGACGAACCTTTCCGTGTCGGCGAGCGCGTGCGTCTGCTGTCCAATGGTCGTACCACCCGCGTGACGCACTGATCGGCTGATCGCACAGGAAGAAGCGGGACTGCGGTCCTGCTTTTTTTTCGTCCATTCCTTCCGATTGGGCTAGGCGTTCGTTCATTTCTTTCGTGACGTCAGGGGCTACCCGCTTCATCCCCGCCCGCAGGCTTGCGCAGCTTCAGCCACCACATGTAGACCACTGTCTGCAACAGCGCCACCGTACTGCCGATGAGCACTTCTCCCACGCGCATGAAGGCCAGGTGCAGTTCCTCGTGCAGTCCATTGCCGGTAAAGGCCGCCGACAGCAGGATCACCACCGTGGCCGGCCCCAGGCGCCAGTTGCTGGGATAGTTCTGCAGCAGCATGGCCACCACCACGGCCGCCGTCAGGGCGACCAGCATGGCCATGAAGGTCGGGCCGAACAGTACCAGCGCAATGCAGGAGACGATGCAACCGGAGA is a window from the Herbaspirillum rubrisubalbicans genome containing:
- a CDS encoding FUSC family protein, with amino-acid sequence MELHFINPRKNALAYLIKILSGCLILWYGLRSLGIAEPYWAMISLIIVTEPDMTVAKANFRARVINTISGCIVSCIALVLFGPTFMAMLVALTAAVVVAMLLQNYPSNWRLGPATVVILLSAAFTGNGLHEELHLAFMRVGEVLIGSTVALLQTVVYMWWLKLRKPAGGDEAGSP
- a CDS encoding glycine zipper 2TM domain-containing protein; this translates as MKKLLVIAALGSLVAGCAVTPNSASVYNTRQAQGEQTVRMGVVESIRNVTIDKGSTGIGTLGGAALGGIAAGSNIGSGNGALAAGIVGALAGGVLGNQAEAHLNNRPGLEITVRLDNGELRAITQDADEPFRVGERVRLLSNGRTTRVTH